From the Deltaproteobacteria bacterium genome, one window contains:
- a CDS encoding cupin domain-containing protein — protein MVMLGTDMKIAETPTEGLKEYVKLDPYTDWLRTEGVKVYQEYYFPSLAKIELGPWERKGGKGAVVHINNNHMPNDCHVVEINAGAKSEPEHHMYELTIYIVSGRGATSIWHDEKKKSSFEWQAGSLFSIPLNSWYQNFNGSGQEPARYIAVTNAPPMMRLYRDPKFIFNCDYMFDGRYAGEEDYFSGKGKLFTRRVWESNFIANAPDMLLYGWKERGAGGINAMLEMADNNTKSHISEFPIGTYKKAHRHGPGAHLVLLSGTGGYSLIWTKEDRSDMIKCDWALGSMVTVPNDNCYHQHFNSGTTRARYLALRPGDMGLYKKGRGGGGENADKSLKDGGWQVEYGDEDREIHAIFEKELKAHGAMCKMKAFVPWCTGEVGPTSERDT, from the coding sequence GTGGTAATGCTAGGCACTGACATGAAAATTGCCGAGACTCCCACAGAGGGGCTCAAGGAATATGTAAAGCTCGATCCCTACACCGATTGGCTCAGGACCGAGGGCGTGAAAGTTTATCAAGAGTATTACTTCCCGAGCTTGGCGAAAATCGAGCTTGGCCCGTGGGAACGTAAGGGCGGCAAGGGCGCCGTGGTGCATATCAACAACAACCACATGCCCAACGATTGCCACGTCGTCGAGATCAACGCCGGCGCCAAGTCCGAGCCCGAGCATCACATGTACGAGCTGACGATTTACATCGTATCGGGCCGCGGCGCGACCAGCATCTGGCACGATGAGAAAAAGAAAAGCAGCTTTGAGTGGCAGGCGGGCAGTCTGTTTTCGATACCGCTCAATTCCTGGTACCAAAATTTCAACGGCAGCGGCCAAGAACCGGCGCGCTACATCGCCGTCACCAATGCGCCGCCGATGATGCGTCTGTACCGCGATCCTAAATTTATTTTCAATTGCGATTACATGTTCGACGGCCGCTATGCCGGCGAAGAGGATTACTTCAGCGGCAAGGGCAAGCTTTTCACCCGCCGTGTGTGGGAGTCGAACTTCATCGCCAATGCGCCGGATATGTTGCTGTACGGCTGGAAAGAGCGCGGCGCCGGCGGCATCAACGCGATGTTGGAAATGGCCGACAACAACACCAAGAGCCATATCTCCGAGTTTCCCATAGGCACCTATAAAAAAGCCCACCGCCACGGACCGGGCGCGCATTTGGTTTTGCTCAGCGGCACCGGCGGTTATTCGTTGATCTGGACCAAGGAAGACCGCTCCGACATGATCAAGTGCGATTGGGCGTTGGGTTCCATGGTCACCGTGCCCAACGACAACTGCTATCATCAGCACTTCAACTCTGGCACGACGCGGGCACGCTATCTCGCGCTGCGTCCCGGCGACATGGGTTTGTATAAAAAAGGCCGCGGCGGCGGCGGCGAGAACGCCGACAAGAGTCTCAAAGATGGCGGCTGGCAGGTCGAGTACGGCGACGAGGATCGCGAGATTCACGCGATCTTCGAAAAAGAGCTCAAGGCTCACGGCGCGATGTGCAAAATGAAAGCGTTCGTGCCCTGGTGCACCGGCGAGGTCGGACCGACCAGCGAGAGAGATACGTAA
- a CDS encoding PspA/IM30 family protein codes for MSLLDRVSTLIRANLNDLIDKAEDPEKLIKQVILDMQNQLMQVKTQVAIAIADQHVLEKKQKENIEKEAEWLRKAELAVDKKQDDLARAALDRSMSSKQMAGSFDSLVADQKIEVENLKSALHKLDQKLAEAQSKSEVLIAQHRRARAVAKASDAKSAIAVGTNNSTFERMNNKVRTAEAVGQAKAEMAGDSIEDRFAALEKSDEVERLLNEIKARRAG; via the coding sequence ATGTCGTTACTAGATAGGGTATCAACGCTGATTCGGGCCAACCTAAACGATCTGATCGATAAGGCTGAGGACCCGGAGAAACTGATCAAGCAAGTTATTTTAGACATGCAGAACCAACTCATGCAGGTGAAAACCCAGGTCGCCATCGCCATCGCCGACCAGCATGTGCTGGAGAAAAAGCAGAAGGAGAACATCGAAAAGGAAGCCGAGTGGCTGCGCAAAGCCGAGCTCGCCGTCGACAAGAAGCAAGACGATCTCGCCCGCGCGGCGCTGGACCGCTCGATGAGTTCCAAGCAGATGGCCGGCAGCTTCGACTCGCTGGTGGCGGATCAGAAGATCGAAGTCGAAAATCTCAAATCGGCGCTGCACAAGCTCGATCAAAAACTCGCCGAAGCCCAATCGAAAAGCGAAGTCCTGATCGCCCAACACCGCCGCGCCCGCGCCGTCGCCAAGGCCAGCGACGCCAAGAGCGCCATCGCTGTCGGCACCAACAACTCGACCTTCGAGCGCATGAACAACAAGGTGCGCACGGCCGAGGCGGTCGGCCAAGCCAAAGCCGAGATGGCCGGCGACAGCATCGAGGATCGTTTCGCGGCGCTGGAAAAGTCCGACGAGGTCGAAAGACTATTGAACGAGATCAAAGCCCGGCGCGCCGGATAA
- a CDS encoding class I SAM-dependent methyltransferase, with the protein MVASENLQQFWDEYALYYTKLNLSPVHQRFVADTCRAVAAREGEEILDLGCGPGIIAKALAKCGARVMAVDYSKTMLRFATEDVIDASRGFDGSLRFVHADAQEFLKSTADNSFDVVVASLLVSYIGTALSRQSVLAEVFRVLRPGGRLIMNNPKPHAEFSRVFWKSGWTAIRHIVYAVQLLRYAFRFKRFDRQDKFHFLSKKETVELLTGSGFEFEPSNAISASLADTVFLSVA; encoded by the coding sequence ATTGTGGCGAGCGAAAACCTTCAGCAGTTTTGGGACGAGTACGCTCTTTACTATACCAAGCTAAATCTTTCCCCGGTCCATCAGCGCTTTGTCGCAGACACTTGTCGTGCGGTCGCCGCCCGTGAAGGCGAAGAGATCCTCGATTTGGGTTGCGGTCCGGGAATCATCGCCAAGGCGCTCGCCAAATGCGGTGCGCGGGTCATGGCAGTGGACTACTCCAAGACCATGCTGCGATTCGCGACGGAGGATGTTATCGACGCGTCGCGAGGGTTTGATGGATCGTTGCGCTTTGTCCACGCCGACGCGCAGGAATTTCTCAAGTCGACGGCGGACAATTCTTTCGACGTCGTGGTTGCGAGCTTGTTGGTTTCCTACATTGGCACGGCGCTGAGCCGCCAGTCGGTGTTGGCGGAAGTGTTTCGTGTATTACGCCCCGGCGGCCGATTGATCATGAACAACCCCAAGCCCCACGCGGAATTTTCGCGGGTGTTCTGGAAATCCGGCTGGACGGCGATTCGGCATATTGTTTACGCCGTCCAACTTTTGCGCTATGCGTTTCGCTTCAAGCGCTTCGACCGCCAGGATAAATTTCACTTCTTGTCGAAAAAAGAAACTGTCGAGTTGCTAACCGGCAGCGGTTTTGAGTTCGAGCCGTCGAACGCCATCAGCGCGTCGTTGGCCGATACCGTATTTTTGAGCGTGGCGTGA
- a CDS encoding flotillin family protein has product MNLEMIFFVAGLMALSLIFLMVMFARLYRKAGPHEALVVYGFRGTRIIKGRGSIIFPMVENCRLLSLELMSFDVAPQQDLYTKQGVAVTVEAVAQIKVKSDPESIQTAAEQFLTKTPEEREGLIRLVLEGHLRGIIGQLTVEEIVKQPEMVGDRMRSTCAEDINKMGLEGISFTIKEVRDKNEYISNMGRPDVARIKRDPDVAAAEAERDTAIKRAEAMRAAAVAKAQADKERVLAETLSLAAQAEAQRDLQIKQANFLETVQKQKASADKAYEIQTNIMQQQVIAEQVKIEQVQKTAQIAVQDAEIQRRERELVATVLKQAEIERRKIETLAEAQKQKMIFEADGQAAATRANGEAEAEIIFKKGEAEAKAMNVKAEAYKEYNQAAVIDKLISNMPEIVKALASPLANVDKITIVSTGNGDTTGMNKITGDITAMAAQIPALFESLSGMQFAELLSKVKMIGDKTPKPDGKV; this is encoded by the coding sequence ATGAATTTAGAAATGATTTTCTTTGTCGCGGGCCTGATGGCGCTATCGCTTATTTTCCTGATGGTGATGTTCGCCCGCTTGTACCGCAAGGCTGGGCCTCATGAAGCTCTCGTGGTCTACGGCTTTCGAGGCACGCGCATCATCAAGGGGCGCGGCTCGATCATTTTCCCGATGGTCGAGAATTGCCGGCTGCTTTCGCTGGAACTAATGTCCTTCGACGTCGCGCCGCAGCAGGATCTCTACACCAAACAGGGCGTCGCCGTCACGGTCGAAGCCGTCGCGCAGATCAAGGTCAAGTCGGACCCCGAATCGATTCAGACCGCGGCGGAACAATTTTTGACCAAGACACCGGAAGAACGTGAAGGACTTATCCGCTTGGTTCTCGAAGGCCATCTACGCGGCATCATCGGACAGCTTACGGTGGAAGAAATCGTCAAGCAGCCCGAGATGGTCGGCGACCGCATGCGCTCCACCTGCGCTGAGGATATCAACAAGATGGGCTTGGAAGGGATCTCGTTCACGATCAAAGAAGTCCGCGATAAAAACGAATACATCAGCAACATGGGCAGGCCCGATGTCGCGAGGATCAAGCGCGACCCCGACGTGGCCGCCGCCGAAGCCGAGCGTGACACGGCGATCAAACGCGCCGAAGCCATGCGCGCTGCCGCCGTCGCCAAGGCGCAGGCCGATAAAGAACGCGTGCTCGCGGAAACACTCTCACTGGCAGCGCAAGCCGAAGCGCAGCGCGATCTCCAAATCAAGCAGGCGAACTTTTTAGAAACCGTCCAGAAGCAGAAGGCTTCCGCCGACAAGGCTTATGAGATCCAGACCAACATCATGCAGCAGCAGGTCATCGCCGAACAGGTCAAGATCGAGCAGGTGCAAAAGACCGCGCAGATCGCCGTGCAAGATGCGGAAATTCAGCGCCGCGAGCGCGAGTTGGTTGCCACGGTGCTCAAGCAAGCCGAGATCGAGCGGCGCAAGATCGAGACGCTGGCGGAGGCCCAGAAGCAGAAAATGATTTTCGAGGCCGATGGCCAGGCCGCGGCAACCCGCGCCAACGGTGAGGCGGAAGCGGAGATCATCTTCAAGAAAGGCGAGGCCGAAGCCAAGGCGATGAACGTCAAGGCCGAAGCCTACAAGGAGTACAACCAGGCGGCGGTCATCGATAAGCTGATCAGCAACATGCCGGAGATCGTCAAGGCCCTCGCCTCGCCGCTGGCTAACGTCGACAAGATCACAATCGTGTCCACCGGCAACGGCGACACCACCGGCATGAACAAGATCACCGGCGATATCACCGCGATGGCGGCGCAGATCCCAGCGCTGTTCGAGTCTCTCTCCGGCATGCAGTTCGCCGAATTGCTGTCGAAGGTTAAAATGATCGGCGATAAGACGCCGAAACCTGACGGCAAGGTTTAA
- a CDS encoding ABC transporter substrate-binding protein, with product MSMLHHAFMSAFAALLILSSANLDSAGAQATKLIVAYSSPAATFSPGWIAKREGLFAKHNLDVEMVLMQGPSTYMPALASGNIQVMYGGGTAISRAIGTGGFDLVVLATETRYIPLRMMVNPAIRNPLDLKGKKLGVGRAGLDEYASLLYLEKIGLAVGKDVQMVYLAGGTQTRASAMKQGLVDGVTVNPPNEYDLEKAGYRELANFLDFKMPYAGVPQTVTRNFRDRNRRTVEDYITAIVEAMQIFRANREIGYKAIFDATRQNDPVILQRTYESYSKQYDAINGLPFPWQAGIEGMITGFHERFNPQGIKNRDARAYLDSSFVQRAAERLKLERK from the coding sequence ATGTCGATGCTTCATCACGCTTTCATGTCGGCTTTTGCCGCGCTGCTAATATTGTCATCAGCCAATCTCGATTCGGCCGGCGCGCAAGCGACCAAGCTCATCGTCGCCTACTCATCCCCGGCGGCGACTTTTTCGCCGGGCTGGATCGCCAAGCGCGAGGGACTGTTCGCCAAGCACAATCTCGATGTCGAGATGGTCTTGATGCAGGGTCCGTCGACCTACATGCCGGCCTTGGCGAGCGGCAATATTCAAGTGATGTACGGCGGCGGCACGGCGATCTCGCGCGCCATCGGCACCGGCGGTTTCGACTTGGTGGTGTTAGCGACCGAGACGCGCTACATCCCGCTGCGCATGATGGTCAATCCTGCGATCCGAAATCCGCTCGATTTGAAAGGCAAGAAGTTGGGCGTCGGCCGCGCCGGTCTCGATGAATACGCATCGCTACTCTACCTGGAAAAAATTGGCTTAGCTGTAGGAAAAGACGTTCAGATGGTTTATCTCGCCGGCGGCACGCAAACTCGCGCGAGCGCCATGAAACAAGGCCTGGTCGACGGCGTGACCGTGAACCCGCCCAACGAGTACGATCTGGAAAAAGCCGGCTACCGTGAGTTGGCCAACTTTCTCGATTTCAAAATGCCCTACGCCGGCGTGCCTCAGACCGTCACGAGAAATTTCCGCGATCGCAACCGTAGAACGGTGGAAGACTACATCACGGCCATCGTCGAAGCCATGCAGATTTTTCGCGCCAATCGGGAGATCGGCTACAAAGCGATCTTTGACGCAACCCGTCAAAACGATCCGGTGATCCTGCAACGCACCTACGAGTCTTATTCAAAACAATACGACGCCATCAACGGTCTACCGTTTCCCTGGCAAGCCGGCATCGAAGGCATGATCACCGGCTTCCACGAACGATTTAATCCGCAAGGAATCAAGAATCGGGATGCGAGAGCTTATTTGGACTCGTCATTCGTGCAGCGCGCGGCGGAAAGGTTAAAGTTAGAGCGGAAATAG
- a CDS encoding GNAT family N-acetyltransferase, with protein MIRSELSLKLARLADARAIAVMSRELIEYGLQWRWTVKRVEASIRAVNVNVLVARLDDRIVGFGIMRYGDDDAHLDLFAVAAEHRRSGIGRQLLEWLEKCATIGGIFHIALEVRDSNQGAQQFYERMSYRAQKQLPGYYQGMEAAVHMSRDLAAKPDSSPPKL; from the coding sequence ATGATCCGTTCTGAACTGTCGTTGAAACTAGCGCGATTGGCGGACGCCCGCGCCATCGCCGTTATGTCGCGCGAGTTGATCGAATACGGGCTGCAATGGCGTTGGACGGTGAAGCGGGTGGAAGCGAGCATTCGCGCCGTTAACGTCAACGTGCTGGTAGCGCGCCTCGACGATCGCATCGTCGGCTTTGGCATCATGCGCTACGGCGACGACGACGCGCATTTAGATCTCTTCGCGGTCGCCGCCGAACATCGTCGCTCAGGCATCGGCCGCCAGTTGCTTGAGTGGCTGGAAAAATGCGCCACGATAGGTGGAATCTTCCACATCGCTCTTGAAGTGCGCGACAGTAACCAAGGCGCTCAACAATTCTACGAACGCATGAGTTACCGCGCGCAGAAACAACTCCCCGGCTACTACCAAGGCATGGAAGCCGCCGTTCACATGAGCCGCGACTTAGCAGCCAAACCCGACTCTTCACCGCCAAAGTTATAG
- a CDS encoding XRE family transcriptional regulator, giving the protein MNLSDKLKYLREVEGTLRGLGRAMTQQDVARSIKNESGKAISQSYLSQIESGARPHLTNPTRMLLARFFKVHPGYLVDDPEGYSTELVSDLGVLEDKLDLWLINGAERFQRDLDLHEALVTIAKHDDTRMCLVLLGAIIENTGLAERLLQVLKPASERSRNS; this is encoded by the coding sequence ATGAACCTCAGTGACAAACTAAAATATCTGCGCGAAGTCGAAGGGACGCTGCGCGGCCTTGGACGGGCGATGACCCAGCAGGATGTCGCTCGCTCGATTAAGAACGAATCGGGTAAAGCGATCAGCCAATCCTATCTCTCGCAGATCGAGAGCGGCGCGCGGCCGCACCTGACCAATCCGACGCGCATGTTGCTGGCGCGATTTTTCAAAGTGCATCCCGGCTATCTGGTCGACGATCCCGAAGGCTATTCGACCGAGTTGGTCTCCGATCTCGGCGTGCTGGAAGACAAATTGGATTTATGGTTGATCAACGGCGCTGAACGTTTTCAACGCGATCTCGACCTGCACGAGGCGCTGGTTACCATCGCGAAGCATGACGACACGCGCATGTGCTTGGTACTGTTGGGCGCCATCATTGAGAATACCGGTTTAGCCGAACGCTTACTTCAGGTACTCAAACCGGCAAGCGAAAGGAGCCGCAATTCATGA
- a CDS encoding GNAT family N-acetyltransferase, which translates to MIAIEPIATANVAPYKSIRLRALQDTPTAFSATYSEEAKFTDADWLMRASQLSSTKSTGYLALDSGVAVGIAAGFLDRNDPSRAELVSMWVAPTHRRQGIGRLLVEAVSDWARAQNIPSLLLLVTSNNHAAIAFYQRLGFSLTGKTEPYRNDPALSNFEMIRPN; encoded by the coding sequence ATGATCGCCATCGAGCCTATCGCGACCGCCAATGTCGCGCCCTACAAATCTATTCGCCTGCGGGCGTTGCAGGACACGCCCACCGCGTTCAGCGCCACTTATTCCGAAGAGGCCAAGTTCACGGATGCCGATTGGCTGATGCGCGCAAGCCAGTTGAGCAGCACAAAATCCACCGGCTATCTCGCCCTGGATAGCGGTGTGGCGGTAGGCATCGCCGCGGGATTTTTGGATCGAAACGATCCCTCCCGGGCGGAGCTGGTATCGATGTGGGTCGCGCCGACGCATCGCCGTCAAGGAATCGGCCGCCTTCTCGTCGAAGCGGTTTCAGATTGGGCACGGGCGCAAAATATCCCAAGCTTGCTCTTGCTGGTAACGAGCAACAATCACGCCGCCATCGCATTCTACCAGCGTCTGGGCTTTTCTCTGACGGGAAAAACCGAACCCTATCGAAACGATCCCGCGCTCAGTAACTTTGAAATGATTCGACCCAACTGA